Proteins from a genomic interval of Apteryx mantelli isolate bAptMan1 chromosome 5, bAptMan1.hap1, whole genome shotgun sequence:
- the LSM6 gene encoding U6 snRNA-associated Sm-like protein LSm6 — MSLRKQTPSDFLKQIIGRPVVVKLNSGVDYRGVLACLDGYMNIALEQTEEYVNGQLKNKYGDAFIRGNNVLYISTQKRRM; from the exons ATGAGTCTACGGAAGCAAACCCCTAGTGACTTCCTAAAGCAAATCATCGGACGGCCAGTTGTTGTAAAATTAAATTCTGGAGTTGATTATCGAG GTGTCCTGGCTTGCCTGGATGGGTATATGAATATAGCTCTGGAACAGACAGAAGAATATGTAAACGGACAATTAAAGAACAAGTATGGGGACGCATTTATCCGAGGAAATAATG TACTGTACATaagcacacagaagaggaggatgTGA